In one Carettochelys insculpta isolate YL-2023 chromosome 6, ASM3395843v1, whole genome shotgun sequence genomic region, the following are encoded:
- the SERPINA10 gene encoding protein Z-dependent protease inhibitor has translation MKAGICLLLLCEMCIELNTSLAKTGHRKKHKEESFLQKNETPYDTKEQLLHRSTEEPPAEQSPLEFTLYNLSEQNMNFGFNLYRKIALQHDNNVFFSPFSMSFMMAFFMLAAEGETYEQIVQGANLHLLQGKKNLHQLPALFKQLKDNITENEELALQKESVSFVQKNFRLKEPFLNLSKQYFDMEFLSVDFHNSTHAKSVINQNINKKTKGKIPKLFDHLDQHTKLVLLDYVIFKGKWLHPFNTRFTELETFQIDKFRNVQVPMMFKSDKVASTVDKNLGCVVLKLPYRGSAHMIIAMPEKEGDYGSLEDHITAELIEVWLRNMKTRKMDIFFPKFKLDQKYQMHELLRGLGIINLFTNKADLSQLTDQRFVKVSQIIQRAVIEVDEKGTEATAATGAEIIAYSMPPTIRVNRPFLFMIYEETLKTLLFMGRVVNPTEL, from the exons ATGAAAGCAGGGATTTGCCTTCTTCTCTTATGTGAAATGTGCATTGAATTAAACACATCTCTTGCCAAGACTGGACATAGAAAGAAACACAAAGAGGAGAGTTTCTTGCAGAAGAATGAGACTCCATATGACACTAAAGAGCAACTTCTTCATAGAAGCACAGAAGAGCCACCTGCCGAACAAAGTCCTCTAGAGTTCACTCTTTACAACCTCTCTGAACAGAATATGAATTTTGGATTCAATCTCTACAGGAAAATAGCCCTGCAGCATGACAATAATGTGTTCTTCTCACCATTCTCTATGTCATTTATGATGGCATTCTTCATGCTTGCGGCTGAAGGGGAAACCTATGAGCAAATAGTTCAGGGGGCAAACCTCCATCTTTTGCAAGGCAAAAAGAATTTGCATCAGTTGCCAGCTTTGTTTAAACAACTGAAAGATAACATCACAGAGAATGAAGAGCTTGCTCTGCAGAAAGAAAGTGTTTCATTTGTTCAAAAGAACTTCAGACTCAAGGAGCCGTTCCTCAATCTATCCAAGCAGTACTTCGATATGGAATTCTTAAGTGTGGATTTTCACAACTCCACCCATGCAAAAAGTGTCATAAATCAGAATATTAACAAGAAGACCAAAGGAAAAATCCCAAAGCTTTTTGACCACTTAGATCAGCATACTAAACTAGTTCTCCTAGATTATGTTATCTTTAAAG GCAAATGGCTGCATCCATTTAATACTAGATTCACAGAACTGGAGACTTTTCAGATAGATAAGTTTAGGAATGTACAGGTGCCCATGATGTTTAAGTCAGACAAGGTTGCCTCAACTGTGGATAAGAACTTAGGCTGTGTTGTGCTAAAACTTCCCTACAGGGGAAGTGCACACATGATTATTGCCATGCCAGAAAAGGAGGGAGATTACGGTTCACTTGAAGACCACATAACCGCAGAGCTTATAGAAGTGTGGCTTAGAAACATGAAGACCAG aaaaatggacattttctttccaaagttCAAATTAGACCAGAAATACCAGATGCATGAATTGCTTCGTGGTTTGGGAATTATAAACCTCTTCACAAACAAGGCAGACCTGAGTCAACTCACAGATCAAAGATTTGTAAAAGTATCACAG ATTATCCAAAGAGCAGTAATTGAAGTGGATGAGAAAGGAACAGAGGCAACAGCTGCTACTGGGGCAGAAATCATTGCATACTCAATGCCTCCTACCATTAGAGTGAACCGGCCATTCCTCTTTATGATTTATGAAGAAACTTTGAAAACATTGCTGTTCATGGGCAGAGTGGTCAACCCTACAGAACTGTGA